The DNA sequence ACGATAGGTTTTAAGTGACTGATGAGTTCAGGTAACTCCCTTGCCCTCTACATCTTCTGCACTCTCTACATTAAATTGCACTCTTGCACCTCTAAAGCCCTGGTTTATCGGGAGCTCCCCAAGAGCTTCCACCTGCATTTGCCACCCAGGTGATCCCTGCATTGAATCGCTGCTGATCAGGGCTGGAGAGGCCGCTTCCGGGTGTTGGAGACAATGGATTCTGACTTCACACTTAGATCTGGACTGTTGAGAGGAGGGCCGGAGCATTCACCTGGAGACCGAATACTCGTAAGAGACCATTCAAAGCAGGCCTGAGAAGAGCAGAGCTCTAAACAGGCAGATTATCTTAGCCGAAAGGCTTCAAACCGGAAGAGATTGAGTTATTGTTCATTGGGAGAGTATTATATTACTTTCTGTTTACTGTCTTTCCCACTAGACTGGAAAGTCCACGAGGGCAGAGCCTCATTTGTGAATGAACTCAAATGAAACAAACGTGTGTGGGAACACAGTCGGCGACTAATAAAGACCCCTTCCAAGATCACCAACCCAACCAGCAACATACAACGCTTCCTGAAGGTGAAAACCCGACAGGGCTAATGGGGAGACCAGGGCTAAGGTCGGACACCTGGGCGCCACCGGAGATTCAAGACACACCCAATTGTCCCTTTCTTGGGCCAGTGGGGCGCAGCGGCCCCGGCCACCCACCCTCGCGCCCCAGCCCCTCTCGGCCCCGTCTGCACCTTCATCCCCAGGACATCGCGAAAGAAACGCGCGGTCTGGAAGCGGTTTCCCACTTTGAAGACGAAGTGCAAAGCTCGACGAGTAGCCATTGCCACCAGCGCCACACATCCGGCAGAACTAGATGCCTGCCAGCCCGCAGATGCGCAAACGGGTCGTGACGTCACTGGCCGCCGCCGGCGCGCTTCCGTGACGCAATCCACGGCGCGGGGGAAGATGGCGGCCCTGGTAAAGGGCTGGAGGTGGGCCACGCGACCGCTGCTGTGGGTGGTCCAAACCTGGGACCTCGACGGGCGGCGGTGGGTCCGGGCGCTGCGGCGGAGCCCGGTGAGGGTGGTGTTTCCATCCGGACAGGTCGTGGAACGGAAGCCCGGTCCTGGGAAGCAGCCCCAGAGGGCTGCGGCTGAGGCCAGTCCCTACGAGCAGCGACCAAATCAGCCGCTTCAGGTGTCCCGATCCCAGACGCCCTGCACCTGGGAAGAGTCGGGGCTTCGCTATGATAAGGCTTTACCCGGGGACAGAAGGCTGAGGTGATGTGTTCCTGAGACTTCTTTTgtattctcctttctcttcccacctgCCAGCGGGAACTTAACGTTTTTCCTCCCGTTGGAGGACTTCTCCCGGTATAACCCTCTGGTTTTTATTATGCTTGGAGGGCAGAATAAGTATTTTCTTTGGAATTCGTTTATATCTCTGAAGCTCTTTATGTCTCTTAGAACTAGGTGTGTCTCCGTAACAAGGATGTTGGTTATAACCTGTCTTTTTGTTTCCACCCACAGCAGTGTAATGACAATAGTTAAGTCCAGGCCATTTCGGGAAAAGCAAGGAAAGATTCTGCTGGAAGGCCGCAGGCTGATTGCAGATGCTCTCAAGGCTGGTGCTGTGCCCaaagttttcttctttagccGTCTGGAATACATAAAGGAGCTACCCATTGATAAGCTGAAAGGTGTCAGCCTCATTAAGGTGAAATTTGAGGATATCAAGGATTGGTCCGACCTAGTAACACCACAAGGAATAATGGGTCAGTGGTTATACTATGTGTCACTAGAAGTAGAGATCTGGGATTACTTATTCATAATTGACTTAGGGCAACACATTTTATTTGAACCaaattcaaaatgttttcttaagacacccagaagaaggggcacctgggtggctcagatggttaagtctgcctgcagctcaggtcatgatctccaggtcctgggatccagccccgcatcagactcccagctcagcgaggaatctgcttctccctctcccattccccctgctctctctctcaaacgagtgaataaaatctttaaaaaaaaaaaagacacccaccAAAAATACAGTTCTGAAATCTGTGGATCTTACAGTATTTTCAGTGGAAACTGCAGTCAGTTTTTCTGTCAATTGTATTAATGGTTGTTTACAGTCTCTAGGAATAACCGCTGTTCcttaaacattatatttttttagGTAATTTCTTCAACCTTTAATGTCCaactaaaatatataagaaaatgtttacaaaaatatttagccCTCCATTTGCACAAGACTTCTGCCAGTGTGGTGATACCTCTCCGGCGCTGACCCCGTTATTCTAGAAGCTTACTTACCAAGGAGTAAGCTGCAAGTTATTACTCTGCTTGGCCCATTGAACAGGAAACCGTGTCTTTATTTGGTTGACTCTAACAAGATTCTAATAGACTGTGGGGTCTATTAGCACTTGGaagatattttttctaaatatggaaaaactaaattctttttttttaagattttatttatttatttgacagagatcacaagtaggcagagaggcaggcagagagcctgatgtagggcttgaccctaggaccctgggatcatgacctgagccaaaggcagaggctttaaccctctgagccacccaggcaccccaaaactgaattctttatatctttttgacATTGGAATTATACCTTAGATCTGATAATTGAATGGCAGTAAGTGGAAAATTTTCTCTTGGATTGTAAGGGGCATTTGGGGCAGGGTCTCTCATATCATTGTGCATGTGTTTCCTTGTGGTAAAGTTCAGTGATTAGTTGGGAGAGGATATTCTGGGGACCATCTCTTGTTCTGTAATCTAGCAAGTCATAAGGATCTGTGACTCTGCGCTTAGAACTCTCTCCCAGGGTGGGGATTTGGGACTGCTAGAGTCCTTCACTTACTCTAAGTGTTTGTGCTCTCGTTAGCTACACTTCTAATTCCTTACTTTATGCTACAGTGCAGGTATCACTCATTTTCACTATGCTTGCCACTTTGGGCCTGTGTGCTTACAGTGGCCAGCCCACCCAGGACTTCTGTAACCCTCCTTGTCATGACTGCTTTCATCATTTCatgactctgaaaaataaatattatttagcttattcttatgtattatttatatgggGGGGGtcgggcaaagggagaaagaggtaAGACCGCCTGTCAGACTTCCAGCACCTCTCTAAAATCCAGTGATAGAAGCAGGGCCTCTGGTAGAGAGCTCTTATCACTACAGCTGATCAGGTAGAAGTTAAAGAACTCCTGAGGCCCCTGCCCCACTGaatggcaggcgagaattctaccactgaaccaccaatgctgCCCCACTGAATGGTCTTAAAGCTGTCTGTGGCTCCTAAGGGCAGGACCTTTAGACAGGTGCCTAATATCATCCTGGTGCTTTCATTGATGGCTTAGGTGTAGGTATTTATGTGTTCTTGGTGTAAAGAGATTGGACTggcctgtgggggggggggcgggaggcggggggGCAGCAGTTTAGGAGCCTCTGATAACATGAGGATCCCACACACAGCATATATTGATTGTGTTTGCAAGAGTTTTTCATAGGAAATGTTAGGACATGTGCATAGAGATACAGGGATGTTCGCTGCAGGGTTGTTTATAATAGGGGAAAATTGAAAATACGCTAAATGGCAGTCAGTTGGGGAAGAGCTAAATAAACCTGGGATGTTCATGTTACAAAATAACGTGAAGCAGTTAAAATAAGGTAGCTCCGAATGGATCAATGTGGGAAGTTCCCTAAGACATCTTGTGTTAGAGAATTGAATAAGGTTACAGAATAACAGGGTGTGAATCTTTTgtgcaaaagaaaataatgccTCTTTATGGGTAGATGTATATATACGTAGGTAGATGCATGAAACGTTTTGAAGGGATACAGCCTCTGATCCAAAATAGtcatgggggggcgcctgggtggctcagtgggttaaacctctgcctttggtcaaAATAGTTAtgggggtgaggggcacctgggtgctcagccgttaagggtctgccttcagctcaggtaatgatccctgggtcctgggatcaagctccgcatggggctccctgttcagcggggagcctgcttctccctttcctactcccccctgcttgtgttccctctctcactgtgtctatgtcaaataaataaaatcttttaaaaaaaagcaaaacaggggcgcctgggtggctcagtgggttaagcctctgtcttcaggtcaggtcatgatcccagggtcctgggatcgagtcccgcatcaggctctctgctcagcaaggagactacttcccttcctctctctgcctgcctctctgtctacttgtaatctctgtcaaataaataaaatctttgaaaaaaaaaaaaagcaaaacagttaTAGGGGCTGGGTATCACTGGTAGGACTGTATGtgtgaaatcttttttcttaagattttatttatttttttgacagagaaagaccacaagtaggcagagaggcaggcagagagagagtgggggaagcaggctccctgctgaacagagagcctgatgtggggctcgatcccaggaccctgagatcatgacctgacctgaagacagaggcttaacccaccgagccacccaggtgcccctgtatgaatttttttaatcagaatgtATTCCTGTATTACTCATGTAACTAAATATAGGAAGATGGATAAAGTAATGAAAAGCCAAATAATTTCCTTGGTCACAACATACAAGTGAACCACCTGTTTTATTTCCTCAGGGATTTTTGCCAAACCTGACCATGTTAAGATGACATACCCAGAGACTCAGCTTCGCCACTTGCTGCCCTTATTGTTGATTTGTGACAATCTCCGTGACCCTGGGAACCTGGGGACGATTCTGAGATCTGCTGCTGGGGCTGGCTGCAGCAAAGTATTACTCACCAAAGGTCAGAGCACTTGTTACTGGGTGGGTCAGGTGGCCATTTGTAAGTGAACCAGCTCTGTGGGTAGACACTCATGGATTTGAGTCTTGGATCTGCCCCTTATTAGCTCTATGTGTGAGCAATATTCTGAGTgttggtttcctcctctgtaacatGGTAGATAACAGAATCTGGTAAGACTGGTAACATGGTAGATGACAGAACCTGTTAAGACTGTTTGAAGATTGAGAAGGCATGCATGTGGCGTTCTCAGCACTTGGCTTGGCACGGCACACACTGAGTACTTGAGGAAATGCGGatgctcttttaaaattattttgctatATTATTAACTGCTATATTATTAACTTAAAATCAGTCAGGGGAAGAAATAGATGCCAGTTTTAAATTTCAAGTCCTTCCTGTAATGATCTTGAGTTACCAAAATATTGGGTACGTGAGACCTTTCTAACTCTTGACCTGCTGAATGCTATAAAAGGAATGATGCAGATGGAGTGTGATTATGAAATTGGGATGCATTTGTCTTAGCCTTGGGATGGGTCAGACACCCCCACACAAGTTAGCCTGATGACATTTCTCTCCTGTCATCAGAAATGGGATGAGTAGGGGGcgcttgggttgctcagtcagttggttaagcatctgcctttggctcgggtcatgatcccttggtcctgggatccagccttatgtcaggctccctgctcagcggggagtctgctttccttcttcttctaccctttcctctgcctgcccccccatcctgctctcttgctctctcaaataaataaaaactttaaaaaaaaaaaaaaagaaaagaaatgagatgagCAGGCTTGGTTCGAAAGAGACTTACCTACCACCTGGGACCTACCTAAAAACTGCTTCTTACAACTtgtgaggagggtgggagggagaggatcATTCACTGTAAACTAGTAATGACACCCACTGCTGAGACTTGCCTCAGTGGTTTCTTTCAACCCTTTGTCCCTGTCCCACATTGTTGGAATAGGTGGAGTAGATATAGGGACACCAGCATGAAGAGCTCGGTCTGGGGTTCCATCATCAGTACCCTGTCTGCTTAGCCACCCCCATGAGCCAGTGTGGATTTGAAAGTGTACCTCTATATTGCAGGTGGGCGGTTTCCACATTGATGGTAGTGGTgtggagagaggaggtggggaaggagcagggaacACTTGGTGTGGTGCCCAGGATGGAGGGTATGAGGGCGAGGGGGGAAATCTCTTGTCCCTTACTCCCCATGGGAAAGGGGTCATGCTGGATGGCTCTCCTCATAGGTCTTggcccctcccctgtccctccctcacctccagcTTCTTGACAGAGAGCCCACCTCCCATCTTTGGGTCCTTGCGGTGTTGGGGGAAGCCTGTTGGTGCAATGTGTgggcacattttaaaatttggtttgcctacttttttttttttttttaaagattttatttatttatttgtcatagagagagaagcgagagcaagcataggcagacagagtggcaggcagaggcagagggagaagcaggctccctgccaagcaaggagcccgatgtgggactcgatcccaggatgctgggatcatgacctgagccgaaggcagccgctttaccaactgagccacccagcgtccCTGGTTTGCCTACTTAACTCTTTCCTGAAGTTTTTGCAGTAATTTAGAATGTAACTTAGAATGCAGAGAGTTATGCTAATGAGTTCGGGGAGGGTGGGCCCCTGGCCTGCAGTCCTGGGAAAGAGCGTGTGCAAGTGGcttagcaattcttttttttttttttaagattattattattattttttttttaagtttttatttgacagtgatcacaagcaggcagagaggcaggctggggtcagggggagcaggctccctgctgagcagagattcccgatgtggggctccatcccagggtcctgggatcatgacctgagccgaaggcagaggctttaacccactgagccacccagttgccctgggCTTAGCAATTCTTTAAGAAGACTTCCTTTAGCCTTGTTACTGTGTTGTGAGAGGGCATGCAGGTGTATGTAGGAGAAGGCTGTTGCCTTGGCTCTCCCTGGATTACTGTAATGGTCCCCATCAATTTTCCCCCTCTCCGGTGGCTTCGCTGCCCTGGTGCAGATTCAGCATTGAAGCCAAATGGGTCTTTCTTTCTAACGCATAAACCGGATTCTGTCACTCCTTTGCTTAAAATCCTTCCACCGCATTATGTTGTCTAATAGATAAAATCCCAAACTTCCTCAGCTTGGCTACCCACCCTCCTTTAAATTGGTCCTTGCCTGCCTCCTGTCTCATCTCCCACTGCACCCCATCCATTATTGGCCAGATCACCTTCCTTACAGGGTTTGGGCTGTGGCGTTCTCGATCACTCCCCCCGCCTTTCTTTGACAGCTTCCTCCTGTCCTTCCAGATCCAGCTCGGGGTCCTGTTCTGTGGGGTGTTTTTCCTGATTGTTCCACTTTGTACCAGGGTTTTCTGTCACCCTGTTCATGCTGCTTTTACGTCAATCGCTGATATCGTAGTCGTGTTCAGATATTGTCCCAACACTGTTGCCCACTCTGCCACTTGAGGTTGGGGCTTTAATACTCTTTGCATCTCCTGTACAGTGTCTGGCTCAGGTGGATGGTCCTGttgaaggcaggaaaaaagtCTGTTCCAGCACTAGCAGGAATTCATCCTGTGGTCCCTTTGCTGGACGCTGCCATAATTAGGGAGGCAGAGGTCCCAGCTCTCAAGAAGGCTTCAGTAGGacattttttgctttctttcctgaCCCAGAATTAATCTGATTTATTCAAAAGTCCCCTTGTCTGGGAGGGTTTGTAATCCTCATTGAATCCTGTCTTTTCTAGGCTGTGTGGATGCCTGGGAGCCCAAAGTGCTACGGGCAGCGATGGGTGCACACTTCCAGGTGCCCATCATCAATAATCTGGACTGGGAAACCTTGCCCAACTACCTGCCCACAAACACCCGGGTCTACGTGGCTGACAACTGTGGCCTTCATGCCCAGGCCCAGATGTCTAATAAAGCCAGTGACCATGGCTGGGTATGTGAGCGACGACTTTCAAGGCTGCACAAGTATGAggaagaggtggaggaggaggaagatgatcTAGAACCTGGAGCCGGTAAAGCCTGGCTCCCTGAACTTGAGGTCCAGAGCTATGACTTGGACTGGACAGAGGCACCAGCAGCTGTGGTGATAGGTGGGGAGACCCACGGCTTGAGCCTGGAGTCCCTGCAGTTGGCCGAGAGCACCAGGGGCAAGCGGCTGCTAATCCCCGTCGTGCCTGGTGTGGACAGCCTGAACTCGGCTATGGCTGCGAGCATCCTGCTTTTTGAAGGGAAGAGACAACTGCGTGTGAAGGCAGAACACTCGAGCAGGGACAGGAGTTAACCACTGAGAGGGAACCTGGAAGTCAGTCCTTGATTTAAGGGGGTCCCAGCCCCTCCTGCATTGTTAGGAGATAGGCAGAGGCAGTAACTTGTGGCTTCCCAGGCCACATCCAGGAGGCAAGCGGTGGGCAAGGTGCTATTATATGGTTACTGGAAAAATAAGAATCTCCAAGGGTCTCTGCTTATCCTCAAGAACAACAAGGGTGAGAATTCTTCCTGAGCTATCCCCCTGCTCCCTAACAAAACTTCCTCTTGAGAGAACCCAGAGATCGAGCATGACTTGTGTCCCAACTGGTGGCAGCGAGGGATTGCTTTGATACATTTGAGGGGAGCGGTTTTGGCAGGAACAGTCCCAGGCGGACTGTGATCTAGTAGGCCCAGGACCTCATGCAGATGTTCCATGCCTGTGGCCCGCACATTGTTCTTGAGCCCCTCCATGCCCTGTCAGCTTTTAGAAAGTTGGAGGACCCATAGCCTTTGTGCTGTGCTGAGCCCACCAAGACTGGGGCCTGACCCTCTAGCTTCACAGAGCCGTACTGCCAGGCCCACCAGCGGGCTGAATCTGGGAGGCAGCACGGGGACCTCTACCACTGGAGTCCGTCGACATTTGTTCTCAACACCTTAGAAAAGTACTAAGAAAGCAGAGGTCACGAACAGGAAGTTCATGCCTTTCCAGCATGAAACCGCTCTCCTGCAGCTTTGtcctggattatttgttctgctGATTCTTGTTACAAAATAAAGGTCAATGAAAGAGCAACAAACCCTATGCCTTGTTccagtaaaaacaaaactgtaaaaagAAGTATATCTATCCCGTAACTCTCAGCCTATTTTGTCACATCAGGTGAAAGAAATTTACATCCCATTCACTTTGCAGTCAGTGGCTCATATACCATGACTTGTGAGTTCttcctgcatattttttttttttttaagattttatttctttatttgacagagagagatcacaagtaggcagagaggcaggcagagagagaggaggaagcaggctccctgctgagcagagagcctgatgtgggactcgatcccaggacctcagatcatgacctgggcagtggcttaacccactgagccacccaggtgcccctcttcctgcATATTTGTGATGATCAGTCAGCAGAGCAGAGGGCGCGCTTTCCTTTCTTCAAAATGACTACAGGGGAAGCAGGTGGTGGCGGAGTTTTTTGAACGATGATAGAAAATTGCTCTCTTACATTCTTTTCCATCTGAAggccaacatttgtttttttgccACTTCCCCAGGAaatcagaataaaaaatgaacagtaCATGACAAGCACGGGCTCAGAGATGCTGTGGGATGGTTGGTCCCCGGGCTCCTCGCCTTTGTGCGGAGCGAGCACTGTG is a window from the Neovison vison isolate M4711 chromosome 5, ASM_NN_V1, whole genome shotgun sequence genome containing:
- the MRM3 gene encoding rRNA methyltransferase 3, mitochondrial isoform X1; amino-acid sequence: MAALVKGWRWATRPLLWVVQTWDLDGRRWVRALRRSPVRVVFPSGQVVERKPGPGKQPQRAAAEASPYEQRPNQPLQVSRSQTPCTWEESGLRYDKALPGDRRLSSVMTIVKSRPFREKQGKILLEGRRLIADALKAGAVPKVFFFSRLEYIKELPIDKLKGVSLIKVKFEDIKDWSDLVTPQGIMGIFAKPDHVKMTYPETQLRHLLPLLLICDNLRDPGNLGTILRSAAGAGCSKVLLTKGCVDAWEPKVLRAAMGAHFQVPIINNLDWETLPNYLPTNTRVYVADNCGLHAQAQMSNKASDHGWVCERRLSRLHKYEEEVEEEEDDLEPGAGKAWLPELEVQSYDLDWTEAPAAVVIGGETHGLSLESLQLAESTRGKRLLIPVVPGVDSLNSAMAASILLFEGKRQLRVKAEHSSRDRS
- the MRM3 gene encoding rRNA methyltransferase 3, mitochondrial isoform X4 — encoded protein: MAALVKGWSSVMTIVKSRPFREKQGKILLEGRRLIADALKAGAVPKVFFFSRLEYIKELPIDKLKGVSLIKVKFEDIKDWSDLVTPQGIMGIFAKPDHVKMTYPETQLRHLLPLLLICDNLRDPGNLGTILRSAAGAGCSKVLLTKGCVDAWEPKVLRAAMGAHFQVPIINNLDWETLPNYLPTNTRVYVADNCGLHAQAQMSNKASDHGWVCERRLSRLHKYEEEVEEEEDDLEPGAGKAWLPELEVQSYDLDWTEAPAAVVIGGETHGLSLESLQLAESTRGKRLLIPVVPGVDSLNSAMAASILLFEGKRQLRVKAEHSSRDRS
- the MRM3 gene encoding rRNA methyltransferase 3, mitochondrial isoform X2, encoding MAALVKGWRWATRPLLWVVQTWDLDGRRWVRALRRSPVRVVFPSGQVVERKPGPGKQPQRAAAEASPYEQRPNQPLQVSRSQTPCTWEESGLRYDKALPGDRRLSVMTIVKSRPFREKQGKILLEGRRLIADALKAGAVPKVFFFSRLEYIKELPIDKLKGVSLIKVKFEDIKDWSDLVTPQGIMGIFAKPDHVKMTYPETQLRHLLPLLLICDNLRDPGNLGTILRSAAGAGCSKVLLTKGCVDAWEPKVLRAAMGAHFQVPIINNLDWETLPNYLPTNTRVYVADNCGLHAQAQMSNKASDHGWVCERRLSRLHKYEEEVEEEEDDLEPGAGKAWLPELEVQSYDLDWTEAPAAVVIGGETHGLSLESLQLAESTRGKRLLIPVVPGVDSLNSAMAASILLFEGKRQLRVKAEHSSRDRS
- the MRM3 gene encoding rRNA methyltransferase 3, mitochondrial isoform X3; the encoded protein is MAALVKGWRWATRPLLWVVQTWDLDGRRWVRALRRSPVRVVFPSGQVVERKPGPGKQPQRAAAEASPYEQRPNQPLQVSRSQTPCTWEESGLRYDKALPGDRRLSSVMTIVKSRPFREKQGKILLEGRRLIADALKAGAVPKVFFFSRLEYIKELPIDKLKGVSLIKVKFEDIKDWSDLVTPQGIMGCVDAWEPKVLRAAMGAHFQVPIINNLDWETLPNYLPTNTRVYVADNCGLHAQAQMSNKASDHGWVCERRLSRLHKYEEEVEEEEDDLEPGAGKAWLPELEVQSYDLDWTEAPAAVVIGGETHGLSLESLQLAESTRGKRLLIPVVPGVDSLNSAMAASILLFEGKRQLRVKAEHSSRDRS
- the MRM3 gene encoding rRNA methyltransferase 3, mitochondrial isoform X5, which encodes MTYPETQLRHLLPLLLICDNLRDPGNLGTILRSAAGAGCSKVLLTKGCVDAWEPKVLRAAMGAHFQVPIINNLDWETLPNYLPTNTRVYVADNCGLHAQAQMSNKASDHGWVCERRLSRLHKYEEEVEEEEDDLEPGAGKAWLPELEVQSYDLDWTEAPAAVVIGGETHGLSLESLQLAESTRGKRLLIPVVPGVDSLNSAMAASILLFEGKRQLRVKAEHSSRDRS